A window of Festucalex cinctus isolate MCC-2025b chromosome 6, RoL_Fcin_1.0, whole genome shotgun sequence contains these coding sequences:
- the pex6 gene encoding peroxisomal ATPase PEX6 isoform X5, translated as MAAQVELLRLEPFPPHASPLDVLVSKWQLRCLLRDHSEPPTVFFTPKRPPPRPREPAILLHVQVLSDEEAGPPPPPGPVRLFASGFFLRLRGLPAAGSLGTARPVLPVSLDEVVLGARGGGGGGRSLERDDADWLAAKLLELCRDGRCLLARRGEPLFADRPGQVPDVLVLSCRPVTQGRVTPDTAVVLADCADWPAPPPRALRLCASDFAHSAARLAGGRSLLDPPRGSRLAVPEEAERRLDVRVTPDARRWPEADVADADARLYVGGRALLRLGMFDGEWVKLWAAGRADRWRAAALARSDRADDDDGCGGVSETLWFNLTGGRPTAGAACCLKIQRWRRRRPQDGAAGSNTYLASPPPAGEVHLRPVPSPADRHPGACDDLLAEHFAVPRLVAPGDVLRVPARNRPDLTEDGAGWRWRALLFLVQRVCPLDRAQEEEEEEEEGGGGYLADTTHTSLFMGPPVNSLVPGGAARLWSGPSPAGLERAVDAVGRVLGPHAHRGSLPACRLLVHGPAGSGKVTAVAAAGSRLHLQLIKVDCAGVYGDTPAATEARLTSCLERADALQPCVLLLRNLQLLLRPRGGADEDSRVQAALCHALRSAPGRVAVVATVREPRRLPAGVAAAFVHRVALEIPTEDERRAVLTQLSGELPLDRDVDLERLAKVTAGLVLGDLRALLVEAGRAACRRLATACAARGEVDVCCSGVVIQQRDFLSALQAFQDRQSEAAGAPKIPCVRWEDVGGLDDAKKDILETVQLPLQHPLLSSGMDLSRTGILLYGPPGTGKTLLAKAVATECSMTFLSVKGPELLNMYVGQSEENVREVFERARSAAPCVVFFDELDSLAPSRGRSGDSGGVMDRVVSQLLAELDALNASARVFVIGATNRPDLLDQSLLRPGRFDKLVYVGVDTDPSSQMQVLRAVLRNFRLDASVDLRRVLERCPAHVSGADLYALCSDAMTAAVKRKIGAAPDDGLDAEDWSLSLTTEDFDAALADFVPSLSPQEVMRYQRLQEKSAHCGSSVADSSFAYFISACVVILLAILSYAALPKLEFFKFHRERKAAHVEDVNVALTQSDLAAGGVRVRHLHRHHRDLPRRRRRRQVHLGGGGPRLGARHLTGSACLAPPPSRD; from the exons ATGGCGGCGCAGGTGGAACTGTTGAGGCTGGAGCCTTTCCCGCCGCACGCAAGTCCCCTCGACGTGCTCGTGTCAAAATGGCAGCTGCGTTGCCTTCTCCGCGACCACTCGGAGCCCCCCACCGTCTTCTTCACCCCAAAGCGACCGCCTCCGCGCCCCCGCGAGCCCGCCATCCTGCTTCACGTTCAGGTGCTCAGCGACGAGGAGGCgggaccgccgccgccgcccggcccGGTGAGACTATTCGCCAGCGGCTTCTTCCTGCGGCTCCGCGGCCTCCCGGCGGCCGGGAGCCTCGGGACGGCGCGGCCAGTGCTGCCCGTGAGCCTGGACGAGGTGGTGCTGGGAgcccgcggcggcggcggcggcgggcgctcTCTGGAGCGGGACGACGCCGACTGGCTCGCCGCCAAGCTGCTGGAGCTCTGCCGGGACGGACGCTGTCTGCTGGCCCGCCGAGGAGAACCGCTGTTCGCAGACCGACCGGGACAG GTGCCCGACGTGCTGGTGCTGTCGTGCCGTCCGGTCACGCAGGGTCGCGTCACGCCCGACACCGCCGTGGTCCTGGCCGACTGCGCCGATTGGCCGGCCCCGCCCCCGAGGGCGCTGCGGCTGTGCGCCTCCGACTTCGCCCACAGCGCCGCCCGCCTGGCGGGCGGGCGCTCGCTCCTGGACCCGCCTCGGGGGTCCCGCCTCGCCGTCCCGGAGGAAGCGGAGCGGCGGCTGGACGTCCGCGTGACGCCGGACGCGCGGCGCTGGCCGGAGGCGGACGTCGCGGACGCCGACGCCCGCCTGTACGTCGGCGGCCGCGCGCTGCTCAGGCTGGGGATGTTTGACGGCGAGTGGGTCAAGCTGTGGGCGGCGGGTCGGGCGGATCGGTGGCGAGCGGCCGCCCTCGCCCGCTCGGACCGggcggacgacgacgacggctgCGGCGGCGTATCGGAGACGCTGTGGTTCAACCTGACGGGAGGACGGCCGACGGCGGGCGCCGCCTGCTGCCTCAAGATCCAG AGGTGGCGCCGTCGGCGGCCTCAAGATGGCGCCGCCGGCTCCAACACTTACTTGGCCTCACCGCCGCCGGCAGGTGAAGTTCACCTGCGGCCGGTGCCGTCGCCGGCCGACCGCCATCCGGGCGCTTGCGATGACCTGCTGGCCGAGCACTTCGCCGTCCCAAG GCTGGTGGCGCCGGGGGACGTCCTGCGCGTTCCCGCCCGCAATCGCCCGGACCTGACGGAGGACGGCGCCGGATGGAG GTGGCGGGCGCTGTTGTTTTTGGTGCAGAGGGTGTGTCCTCTTGACCGcgcacaagaagaagaagaagaagaagaagaaggtggcGGAGGTTACCTGGCTGACACCACGCACACGTCCCTTTTCATG GGGCCGCCCGTCAACAGCCtggtgcccggcggcgcggcgcGGCTGTGGAGCGGCCCGTCTCCTGCGGGTCTCGAGCGCGCGGTGGACGCCGTCGGCCGCGTCCTTGGCCCGCACGCGCACCG CGGCTCCCTCCCGGCGTGCCGACTCCTCGTTCACGGGCCGGCAGGAAGTGGCAAAGtgacggcggtggcggcggccggCTCCAGGCTCCACCTCCAGCTGATCAAG GTGGACTGTGCGGGCGTGTACGGCGACACGCCCGCCGCCACCGAGGCGCGCCTGACGTCCTGCTTGGAACGAGCCGACGCCCTGCAGCCTTGCGTCCTTCTGCTCAGGAACCTGCAGCTCCTCCTGCGGCCACGCGGGGGCGCCGACGAGGACTCCCGCGTCCAAGCGGCACTCTGCCACGCGCTCCGTAGCGCCCCCGGCAG GGTGGCGGTGGTGGCGACCGTCCGCGAACCTCGCCGGCTGCCCGCCGGCGTCGCGGCGGCGTTTGTCCACCGGGTGGCGCTGGAGATTCCCACAGAGGATGAGCGCCGGGCGGTTCTGACGCAGCTGAGTGGCGAGCTTCCCCTCGACCGCGACGTGGACCTGGAGCGGCTCGCCAAAGTCACGGCG GGTTTGGTGTTGGGCGACTTGCGCGCCCTGCTGGTGGAGGCGGGTCGTGCGGCGTGCCGACGACTGGCCACGGCTTG TGCGGCTCGTGGCGAGGTGGACGTCTGCTGCAGCGGCGTCGTCATCCAGCAGCGGGACTTCCTGTCGGCTCTGCAAGCCTTCCAGGACCGCCAGTCGGAGGCCGCCGGCGCCCCCAAG ATTCCGTGCGTGCGCTGGGAGGACGTGGGCGGCCTGGATGATGCGAAGAAGGACATCCTGGAGACGGTGCAACTTCCTCTGCAGCATCCGCTGCTGTCGTCGGGCATGGACCTGAGCCGCACGGGAATTCTGCTCTACGGTCCTCCCGGCACGGGCAAGACTCTGCTGGCCAAGGCCGTCGCCACCGAATGTTCCATGACATTCCTCAG cgTGAAAGGTCCGGAGCTGCTCAACATGTACGTGGGCCAGAGCGAGGAGAACGTCCGAGAAG TGTTCGAGAGGGCGCGCTCGGCGGCGCCCTGCGTGGTCTTCTTCGACGAGCTGGACTCTCTGGCGCCCAGCAGGGGGCGCAGCGGAGACTCGGGCGGCGTGATGGACAG GGTGGTCTCCCAGCTGCTGGCCGAGCTGGACGCTCTCAACGCTTCGGCCCGGGTCTTTGTCATCGGCGCCACCAACCGGCCCGACCTGCTCGACCAATCCTTGCTCAGGCCCGGAAG GTTCGACAAGCTGGTGTACGTGGGCGTCGACACGGACCCGAGCTCCCAGATGCAAGTCCTCCGGGCCGTCCTCAGAAA CTTCCGCCTGGACGCCTCGGTGGACCTGCGGCGGGTGTTGGAGCGTTGCCCCGCCCACGTGAGCGGCGCCGACCTCTACGCGCTGTGCTCGGACGCCATGACGGCCGCCGTCAAGAGGAAGATCGGCGCTGCGCCGGACGACG GATTGGACGCTGAGGATTGGTCGCTGAGTCTCACCACGGAGGACTTTGACGCGGCGCTCGCCGACTTTGTGCCGTCGCTGTCGCCACAGGAAGTGATGCGCTACCAACGCCTTCAAGAGAAGTCCGCCCACT GCGGTTCGAGTGTTGCCGACTCGTCGTTTGCTTATTTCATCAGCGCCTGCGTGGTCATCCTGCTCGCCATCCTGTCGTACGCCGCGCTGCCTAAACTG GAGTTTTTCAAGTTTCACCGCGAGAGGAAGGCCGCGCACGTGGAGGACGTCAACGTCGCGCTAACCCAGTCGG ATTTGGCCGCTGGCGGCGTGCGTGTGCGCCACCTTCACCGTCACCATCGGGACCTTCCCCGCCGTCGCCGCCGACGCCAAGTCCACCTTGGCGGCGGGGGGCCGCGCCTGGG TGCTCGCCACCTGACAGGAAGTGCCTGCCTGGCCCCTCCCCCTTCCCGggactga
- the pex6 gene encoding peroxisomal ATPase PEX6 isoform X2: MAAQVELLRLEPFPPHASPLDVLVSKWQLRCLLRDHSEPPTVFFTPKRPPPRPREPAILLHVQVLSDEEAGPPPPPGPVRLFASGFFLRLRGLPAAGSLGTARPVLPVSLDEVVLGARGGGGGGRSLERDDADWLAAKLLELCRDGRCLLARRGEPLFADRPGQVPDVLVLSCRPVTQGRVTPDTAVVLADCADWPAPPPRALRLCASDFAHSAARLAGGRSLLDPPRGSRLAVPEEAERRLDVRVTPDARRWPEADVADADARLYVGGRALLRLGMFDGEWVKLWAAGRADRWRAAALARSDRADDDDGCGGVSETLWFNLTGGRPTAGAACCLKIQRWRRRRPQDGAAGSNTYLASPPPAGEVHLRPVPSPADRHPGACDDLLAEHFAVPRLVAPGDVLRVPARNRPDLTEDGAGWRWRALLFLVQRVCPLDRAQEEEEEEEEGGGGYLADTTHTSLFMGPPVNSLVPGGAARLWSGPSPAGLERAVDAVGRVLGPHAHRGSLPACRLLVHGPAGSGKVTAVAAAGSRLHLQLIKVDCAGVYGDTPAATEARLTSCLERADALQPCVLLLRNLQLLLRPRGGADEDSRVQAALCHALRSAPGRVAVVATVREPRRLPAGVAAAFVHRVALEIPTEDERRAVLTQLSGELPLDRDVDLERLAKVTAGLVLGDLRALLVEAGRAACRRLATACAARGEVDVCCSGVVIQQRDFLSALQAFQDRQSEAAGAPKIPCVRWEDVGGLDDAKKDILETVQLPLQHPLLSSGMDLSRTGILLYGPPGTGKTLLAKAVATECSMTFLSVKGPELLNMYVGQSEENVREVFERARSAAPCVVFFDELDSLAPSRGRSGDSGGVMDRVVSQLLAELDALNASARVFVIGATNRPDLLDQSLLRPGRFDKLVYVGVDTDPSSQMQVLRAVLRNFRLDASVDLRRVLERCPAHVSGADLYALCSDAMTAAVKRKIGAAPDDGLDAEDWSLSLTTEDFDAALADFVPSLSPQEVMRYQRLQEKSAHCGSSVADSSFAYFISACVVILLAILSYAALPKLEFFKFHRERKAAHVEDVNVALTQSAGAEEGKSRRAGVSMVTVFKKIWPLAACVCATFTVTIGTFPAVAADAKSTLAAGGRAWERYFVPVWCFLLFNVSDWAGRSLTAICSWPGRDSRLLPVLVASRAALVPALMLCNVQPRRHLPVLFRHDAFFAAFMLLFAFTNGYLASLAMCFGPKKVLPHEAETAGSIMAFFLSLGLALGAALSFVLRALV; the protein is encoded by the exons ATGGCGGCGCAGGTGGAACTGTTGAGGCTGGAGCCTTTCCCGCCGCACGCAAGTCCCCTCGACGTGCTCGTGTCAAAATGGCAGCTGCGTTGCCTTCTCCGCGACCACTCGGAGCCCCCCACCGTCTTCTTCACCCCAAAGCGACCGCCTCCGCGCCCCCGCGAGCCCGCCATCCTGCTTCACGTTCAGGTGCTCAGCGACGAGGAGGCgggaccgccgccgccgcccggcccGGTGAGACTATTCGCCAGCGGCTTCTTCCTGCGGCTCCGCGGCCTCCCGGCGGCCGGGAGCCTCGGGACGGCGCGGCCAGTGCTGCCCGTGAGCCTGGACGAGGTGGTGCTGGGAgcccgcggcggcggcggcggcgggcgctcTCTGGAGCGGGACGACGCCGACTGGCTCGCCGCCAAGCTGCTGGAGCTCTGCCGGGACGGACGCTGTCTGCTGGCCCGCCGAGGAGAACCGCTGTTCGCAGACCGACCGGGACAG GTGCCCGACGTGCTGGTGCTGTCGTGCCGTCCGGTCACGCAGGGTCGCGTCACGCCCGACACCGCCGTGGTCCTGGCCGACTGCGCCGATTGGCCGGCCCCGCCCCCGAGGGCGCTGCGGCTGTGCGCCTCCGACTTCGCCCACAGCGCCGCCCGCCTGGCGGGCGGGCGCTCGCTCCTGGACCCGCCTCGGGGGTCCCGCCTCGCCGTCCCGGAGGAAGCGGAGCGGCGGCTGGACGTCCGCGTGACGCCGGACGCGCGGCGCTGGCCGGAGGCGGACGTCGCGGACGCCGACGCCCGCCTGTACGTCGGCGGCCGCGCGCTGCTCAGGCTGGGGATGTTTGACGGCGAGTGGGTCAAGCTGTGGGCGGCGGGTCGGGCGGATCGGTGGCGAGCGGCCGCCCTCGCCCGCTCGGACCGggcggacgacgacgacggctgCGGCGGCGTATCGGAGACGCTGTGGTTCAACCTGACGGGAGGACGGCCGACGGCGGGCGCCGCCTGCTGCCTCAAGATCCAG AGGTGGCGCCGTCGGCGGCCTCAAGATGGCGCCGCCGGCTCCAACACTTACTTGGCCTCACCGCCGCCGGCAGGTGAAGTTCACCTGCGGCCGGTGCCGTCGCCGGCCGACCGCCATCCGGGCGCTTGCGATGACCTGCTGGCCGAGCACTTCGCCGTCCCAAG GCTGGTGGCGCCGGGGGACGTCCTGCGCGTTCCCGCCCGCAATCGCCCGGACCTGACGGAGGACGGCGCCGGATGGAG GTGGCGGGCGCTGTTGTTTTTGGTGCAGAGGGTGTGTCCTCTTGACCGcgcacaagaagaagaagaagaagaagaagaaggtggcGGAGGTTACCTGGCTGACACCACGCACACGTCCCTTTTCATG GGGCCGCCCGTCAACAGCCtggtgcccggcggcgcggcgcGGCTGTGGAGCGGCCCGTCTCCTGCGGGTCTCGAGCGCGCGGTGGACGCCGTCGGCCGCGTCCTTGGCCCGCACGCGCACCG CGGCTCCCTCCCGGCGTGCCGACTCCTCGTTCACGGGCCGGCAGGAAGTGGCAAAGtgacggcggtggcggcggccggCTCCAGGCTCCACCTCCAGCTGATCAAG GTGGACTGTGCGGGCGTGTACGGCGACACGCCCGCCGCCACCGAGGCGCGCCTGACGTCCTGCTTGGAACGAGCCGACGCCCTGCAGCCTTGCGTCCTTCTGCTCAGGAACCTGCAGCTCCTCCTGCGGCCACGCGGGGGCGCCGACGAGGACTCCCGCGTCCAAGCGGCACTCTGCCACGCGCTCCGTAGCGCCCCCGGCAG GGTGGCGGTGGTGGCGACCGTCCGCGAACCTCGCCGGCTGCCCGCCGGCGTCGCGGCGGCGTTTGTCCACCGGGTGGCGCTGGAGATTCCCACAGAGGATGAGCGCCGGGCGGTTCTGACGCAGCTGAGTGGCGAGCTTCCCCTCGACCGCGACGTGGACCTGGAGCGGCTCGCCAAAGTCACGGCG GGTTTGGTGTTGGGCGACTTGCGCGCCCTGCTGGTGGAGGCGGGTCGTGCGGCGTGCCGACGACTGGCCACGGCTTG TGCGGCTCGTGGCGAGGTGGACGTCTGCTGCAGCGGCGTCGTCATCCAGCAGCGGGACTTCCTGTCGGCTCTGCAAGCCTTCCAGGACCGCCAGTCGGAGGCCGCCGGCGCCCCCAAG ATTCCGTGCGTGCGCTGGGAGGACGTGGGCGGCCTGGATGATGCGAAGAAGGACATCCTGGAGACGGTGCAACTTCCTCTGCAGCATCCGCTGCTGTCGTCGGGCATGGACCTGAGCCGCACGGGAATTCTGCTCTACGGTCCTCCCGGCACGGGCAAGACTCTGCTGGCCAAGGCCGTCGCCACCGAATGTTCCATGACATTCCTCAG cgTGAAAGGTCCGGAGCTGCTCAACATGTACGTGGGCCAGAGCGAGGAGAACGTCCGAGAAG TGTTCGAGAGGGCGCGCTCGGCGGCGCCCTGCGTGGTCTTCTTCGACGAGCTGGACTCTCTGGCGCCCAGCAGGGGGCGCAGCGGAGACTCGGGCGGCGTGATGGACAG GGTGGTCTCCCAGCTGCTGGCCGAGCTGGACGCTCTCAACGCTTCGGCCCGGGTCTTTGTCATCGGCGCCACCAACCGGCCCGACCTGCTCGACCAATCCTTGCTCAGGCCCGGAAG GTTCGACAAGCTGGTGTACGTGGGCGTCGACACGGACCCGAGCTCCCAGATGCAAGTCCTCCGGGCCGTCCTCAGAAA CTTCCGCCTGGACGCCTCGGTGGACCTGCGGCGGGTGTTGGAGCGTTGCCCCGCCCACGTGAGCGGCGCCGACCTCTACGCGCTGTGCTCGGACGCCATGACGGCCGCCGTCAAGAGGAAGATCGGCGCTGCGCCGGACGACG GATTGGACGCTGAGGATTGGTCGCTGAGTCTCACCACGGAGGACTTTGACGCGGCGCTCGCCGACTTTGTGCCGTCGCTGTCGCCACAGGAAGTGATGCGCTACCAACGCCTTCAAGAGAAGTCCGCCCACT GCGGTTCGAGTGTTGCCGACTCGTCGTTTGCTTATTTCATCAGCGCCTGCGTGGTCATCCTGCTCGCCATCCTGTCGTACGCCGCGCTGCCTAAACTG GAGTTTTTCAAGTTTCACCGCGAGAGGAAGGCCGCGCACGTGGAGGACGTCAACGTCGCGCTAACCCAGTCGG CAGGCGCGGAGGAAGGCAAGTCGCGGCGTGCCGGCGTCTCCATGGTGACCGTCTTCAAGAAG ATTTGGCCGCTGGCGGCGTGCGTGTGCGCCACCTTCACCGTCACCATCGGGACCTTCCCCGCCGTCGCCGCCGACGCCAAGTCCACCTTGGCGGCGGGGGGCCGCGCCTGGG AAAGGTACTTTGTGCCGGTGTGGTGTTTCCTGCTCTTCAACGTGAGCGACTGGGCTGGGCGGAGCCTGACGGCCATCTGCTCCTGG CCGGGCCGGGACAGCCGCCTGCTGCCCGTGTTGGTGGCGAGCCGCGCGGCGCTGGTTCCCGCCTTGATGCTGTGCAACGTGCAGCCGCGGCGCCACCTGCCCGTCCTCTTCCGCCACGACGCCTTCTTCGCCGCCTTCATGCTGCTCTTCGCCTTCACCAACGGATACCTGGCCAGCCTGGCCATGTGCTTCGGACCCAA GAAGGTGCTTCCTCACGAGGCGGAGACGGCGGGCTCCATCATGGCCTTCTTCCTGTCTCTGGGTCTGGCTTTGGGCGCGGCGCTCTCCTTCGTCTTGCGAGCtctggtttga
- the pex6 gene encoding peroxisomal ATPase PEX6 isoform X4: MAAQVELLRLEPFPPHASPLDVLVSKWQLRCLLRDHSEPPTVFFTPKRPPPRPREPAILLHVQVLSDEEAGPPPPPGPVRLFASGFFLRLRGLPAAGSLGTARPVLPVSLDEVVLGARGGGGGGRSLERDDADWLAAKLLELCRDGRCLLARRGEPLFADRPGQVPDVLVLSCRPVTQGRVTPDTAVVLADCADWPAPPPRALRLCASDFAHSAARLAGGRSLLDPPRGSRLAVPEEAERRLDVRVTPDARRWPEADVADADARLYVGGRALLRLGMFDGEWVKLWAAGRADRWRAAALARSDRADDDDGCGGVSETLWFNLTGGRPTAGAACCLKIQRWRRRRPQDGAAGSNTYLASPPPAGEVHLRPVPSPADRHPGACDDLLAEHFAVPRLVAPGDVLRVPARNRPDLTEDGAGWRWRALLFLVQRVCPLDRAQEEEEEEEEGGGGYLADTTHTSLFMGPPVNSLVPGGAARLWSGPSPAGLERAVDAVGRVLGPHAHRGSLPACRLLVHGPAGSGKVTAVAAAGSRLHLQLIKVDCAGVYGDTPAATEARLTSCLERADALQPCVLLLRNLQLLLRPRGGADEDSRVQAALCHALRSAPGRVAVVATVREPRRLPAGVAAAFVHRVALEIPTEDERRAVLTQLSGELPLDRDVDLERLAKVTAGLVLGDLRALLVEAGRAACRRLATACAARGEVDVCCSGVVIQQRDFLSALQAFQDRQSEAAGAPKIPCVRWEDVGGLDDAKKDILETVQLPLQHPLLSSGMDLSRTGILLYGPPGTGKTLLAKAVATECSMTFLSVKGPELLNMYVGQSEENVREVFERARSAAPCVVFFDELDSLAPSRGRSGDSGGVMDRVVSQLLAELDALNASARVFVIGATNRPDLLDQSLLRPGRFDKLVYVGVDTDPSSQMQVLRAVLRNFRLDASVDLRRVLERCPAHVSGADLYALCSDAMTAAVKRKIGAAPDDGLDAEDWSLSLTTEDFDAALADFVPSLSPQEVMRYQRLQEKSAHCGSSVADSSFAYFISACVVILLAILSYAALPKLEFFKFHRERKAAHVEDVNVALTQSAGAEEGKSRRAGVSMVTVFKKIWPLAACVCATFTVTIGTFPAVAADAKSTLAAGGRAWVLAT; this comes from the exons ATGGCGGCGCAGGTGGAACTGTTGAGGCTGGAGCCTTTCCCGCCGCACGCAAGTCCCCTCGACGTGCTCGTGTCAAAATGGCAGCTGCGTTGCCTTCTCCGCGACCACTCGGAGCCCCCCACCGTCTTCTTCACCCCAAAGCGACCGCCTCCGCGCCCCCGCGAGCCCGCCATCCTGCTTCACGTTCAGGTGCTCAGCGACGAGGAGGCgggaccgccgccgccgcccggcccGGTGAGACTATTCGCCAGCGGCTTCTTCCTGCGGCTCCGCGGCCTCCCGGCGGCCGGGAGCCTCGGGACGGCGCGGCCAGTGCTGCCCGTGAGCCTGGACGAGGTGGTGCTGGGAgcccgcggcggcggcggcggcgggcgctcTCTGGAGCGGGACGACGCCGACTGGCTCGCCGCCAAGCTGCTGGAGCTCTGCCGGGACGGACGCTGTCTGCTGGCCCGCCGAGGAGAACCGCTGTTCGCAGACCGACCGGGACAG GTGCCCGACGTGCTGGTGCTGTCGTGCCGTCCGGTCACGCAGGGTCGCGTCACGCCCGACACCGCCGTGGTCCTGGCCGACTGCGCCGATTGGCCGGCCCCGCCCCCGAGGGCGCTGCGGCTGTGCGCCTCCGACTTCGCCCACAGCGCCGCCCGCCTGGCGGGCGGGCGCTCGCTCCTGGACCCGCCTCGGGGGTCCCGCCTCGCCGTCCCGGAGGAAGCGGAGCGGCGGCTGGACGTCCGCGTGACGCCGGACGCGCGGCGCTGGCCGGAGGCGGACGTCGCGGACGCCGACGCCCGCCTGTACGTCGGCGGCCGCGCGCTGCTCAGGCTGGGGATGTTTGACGGCGAGTGGGTCAAGCTGTGGGCGGCGGGTCGGGCGGATCGGTGGCGAGCGGCCGCCCTCGCCCGCTCGGACCGggcggacgacgacgacggctgCGGCGGCGTATCGGAGACGCTGTGGTTCAACCTGACGGGAGGACGGCCGACGGCGGGCGCCGCCTGCTGCCTCAAGATCCAG AGGTGGCGCCGTCGGCGGCCTCAAGATGGCGCCGCCGGCTCCAACACTTACTTGGCCTCACCGCCGCCGGCAGGTGAAGTTCACCTGCGGCCGGTGCCGTCGCCGGCCGACCGCCATCCGGGCGCTTGCGATGACCTGCTGGCCGAGCACTTCGCCGTCCCAAG GCTGGTGGCGCCGGGGGACGTCCTGCGCGTTCCCGCCCGCAATCGCCCGGACCTGACGGAGGACGGCGCCGGATGGAG GTGGCGGGCGCTGTTGTTTTTGGTGCAGAGGGTGTGTCCTCTTGACCGcgcacaagaagaagaagaagaagaagaagaaggtggcGGAGGTTACCTGGCTGACACCACGCACACGTCCCTTTTCATG GGGCCGCCCGTCAACAGCCtggtgcccggcggcgcggcgcGGCTGTGGAGCGGCCCGTCTCCTGCGGGTCTCGAGCGCGCGGTGGACGCCGTCGGCCGCGTCCTTGGCCCGCACGCGCACCG CGGCTCCCTCCCGGCGTGCCGACTCCTCGTTCACGGGCCGGCAGGAAGTGGCAAAGtgacggcggtggcggcggccggCTCCAGGCTCCACCTCCAGCTGATCAAG GTGGACTGTGCGGGCGTGTACGGCGACACGCCCGCCGCCACCGAGGCGCGCCTGACGTCCTGCTTGGAACGAGCCGACGCCCTGCAGCCTTGCGTCCTTCTGCTCAGGAACCTGCAGCTCCTCCTGCGGCCACGCGGGGGCGCCGACGAGGACTCCCGCGTCCAAGCGGCACTCTGCCACGCGCTCCGTAGCGCCCCCGGCAG GGTGGCGGTGGTGGCGACCGTCCGCGAACCTCGCCGGCTGCCCGCCGGCGTCGCGGCGGCGTTTGTCCACCGGGTGGCGCTGGAGATTCCCACAGAGGATGAGCGCCGGGCGGTTCTGACGCAGCTGAGTGGCGAGCTTCCCCTCGACCGCGACGTGGACCTGGAGCGGCTCGCCAAAGTCACGGCG GGTTTGGTGTTGGGCGACTTGCGCGCCCTGCTGGTGGAGGCGGGTCGTGCGGCGTGCCGACGACTGGCCACGGCTTG TGCGGCTCGTGGCGAGGTGGACGTCTGCTGCAGCGGCGTCGTCATCCAGCAGCGGGACTTCCTGTCGGCTCTGCAAGCCTTCCAGGACCGCCAGTCGGAGGCCGCCGGCGCCCCCAAG ATTCCGTGCGTGCGCTGGGAGGACGTGGGCGGCCTGGATGATGCGAAGAAGGACATCCTGGAGACGGTGCAACTTCCTCTGCAGCATCCGCTGCTGTCGTCGGGCATGGACCTGAGCCGCACGGGAATTCTGCTCTACGGTCCTCCCGGCACGGGCAAGACTCTGCTGGCCAAGGCCGTCGCCACCGAATGTTCCATGACATTCCTCAG cgTGAAAGGTCCGGAGCTGCTCAACATGTACGTGGGCCAGAGCGAGGAGAACGTCCGAGAAG TGTTCGAGAGGGCGCGCTCGGCGGCGCCCTGCGTGGTCTTCTTCGACGAGCTGGACTCTCTGGCGCCCAGCAGGGGGCGCAGCGGAGACTCGGGCGGCGTGATGGACAG GGTGGTCTCCCAGCTGCTGGCCGAGCTGGACGCTCTCAACGCTTCGGCCCGGGTCTTTGTCATCGGCGCCACCAACCGGCCCGACCTGCTCGACCAATCCTTGCTCAGGCCCGGAAG GTTCGACAAGCTGGTGTACGTGGGCGTCGACACGGACCCGAGCTCCCAGATGCAAGTCCTCCGGGCCGTCCTCAGAAA CTTCCGCCTGGACGCCTCGGTGGACCTGCGGCGGGTGTTGGAGCGTTGCCCCGCCCACGTGAGCGGCGCCGACCTCTACGCGCTGTGCTCGGACGCCATGACGGCCGCCGTCAAGAGGAAGATCGGCGCTGCGCCGGACGACG GATTGGACGCTGAGGATTGGTCGCTGAGTCTCACCACGGAGGACTTTGACGCGGCGCTCGCCGACTTTGTGCCGTCGCTGTCGCCACAGGAAGTGATGCGCTACCAACGCCTTCAAGAGAAGTCCGCCCACT GCGGTTCGAGTGTTGCCGACTCGTCGTTTGCTTATTTCATCAGCGCCTGCGTGGTCATCCTGCTCGCCATCCTGTCGTACGCCGCGCTGCCTAAACTG GAGTTTTTCAAGTTTCACCGCGAGAGGAAGGCCGCGCACGTGGAGGACGTCAACGTCGCGCTAACCCAGTCGG CAGGCGCGGAGGAAGGCAAGTCGCGGCGTGCCGGCGTCTCCATGGTGACCGTCTTCAAGAAG ATTTGGCCGCTGGCGGCGTGCGTGTGCGCCACCTTCACCGTCACCATCGGGACCTTCCCCGCCGTCGCCGCCGACGCCAAGTCCACCTTGGCGGCGGGGGGCCGCGCCTGGG TGCTCGCCACCTGA